In the Mesorhizobium sp. WSM2240 genome, CGGCCGATCGACCGCGATCAGCCGGTAGCCGGGGCTGAGTGCGGCAAACAGCGGCTGACGGAACTGGTGAAGCTGCGCGCCGAGACCGTGCAAAAAGAGGATCGGCCGCCCCTCGCCCGCCTCGACATAATGCAGCCGATTGCCGTCGATTTCGACAAATTTTCCCGCGGGCGGAACCGTGCGCTCGGCGCGCCGCGCGATCCTCTGCGTGGCGAGGATGAGGTAGAGCGCCCATGCGAAAACCAGCCCAACGGAGGCCAGCGCCAGATAGAAGATAAACCAAAGAACCGACATCACGCCCTCGCACCGGTGGCTGCGCTTCTAGCCGTCCGCGGAGGGCGGGGCAATCCGGTCAGGTGTGCTCCTCTCCCCAGCGCTTCAGCGCAAGAAGCACCGGTCCGAGTTCCCTGCCTTTGTCGGTCAGCACATATTCGTTGCGCGGCGGGTGACTGGCATAAGCCCGGGCGGCGATAATGCCGCTCGTTTCCAGCGTCTTCAGCCGCGCCGAGAGCGTGTTGGGAGAGATCGCCGGAAACGCTGCGGCTAGATCCTGAAAGCGCCGCGGCCCCAGTCTCAAGAGGTCGCGGAGGATCAGGATCGTCCATTTTTCGCCGACGATGTCGAGCGTTCGGGCGACCGGACAGTCGAGGTCATAGGGAGAAGCCATGCTCCGGCATACCGCACCACCTCTCATTTCGGCAAGTTACTATTGCTCATATAGTAACTATGAATAATGATGGACCGGTCGCTATTCAAGCGGAGGAATTCCGATGCCAGCGCCTTCCCTGCTTACCCTTTTCATCCTGTCCGGTTCGCTCGTCATGGTGGCTGCCGTCCTTGTCGGGCTTGGCCGCGCCCTTACGTCGGCCGGCTGGGCGCCCTCGGAGCGGAAGAACGTGCTGTGGACGGTCTCATCCGTCCTGCTGGTCTGGTTGGCGATCGCCATCCTCCTGGCGCAGAACGGAGCATATTCGGCGGCAGCCGACGGGCTTCCCACCATCCAGTTCGGGCTGCTCGTTCCGATCATTGCGGGCGCGGCCCTGCTTTTCGGCTCCAGCACGGTGGCGCGCGTTCTCGCCGCAGTCCCGATGCAGTGGCTGGTCGGCATTCAGCTCTATCGCATCATCGGCGGCGTATTCGTGGTTCTCTGGCTCGCGGGCTCGGTCCCCGGCCTGTTCGCGCTGCCGGCCGGCATAGGAGACGTCGCCGTCGGAGTAATGGCGCCCTTCGTCGCGGTGCGCTACGCTCGCAATGCCGGCCAGGGCCGACGCGCGGTCGCGTGGTGGAACGCCTTCGGCTTGTTCGATCTGGTTGTCGCGGTGACGCTCGGCCTGCTGACCAGCCCGTCGCCGCTCCAGCTCTTCGCGTTCGACCGGCCGAACATCATCATTTCCGAGTTCCCGCTGATCCTGGTTCCGACATTTTTGGTGCCGCTGTCGGTCCTGCTTCACGTCGCGGTCTGGATAAAACTCGCCCGTGAGAAGGAAACCCCCAGCGCCTCATCGTACGCCCGTGGCTGAGGCCGCCTTCAGTGCGGACCGGCTTCAGCCCGCCTTGCGCCAGGCGCCGGTCCGCTCGGTGAAGGGCGAATAGTCGACGAACGCCCATTTCAACGGCGCGGCAGCCCGGCGGCGCCAACCCCGCGCCACATGGAAGCGCCACATGCGCTCCGCCCCTTCGATCATCCGGCCGGCCTCGCCGCTCCAGTCGACCTCGGCGGTCCCCTGCAATTGCAGAAGGTCGCCGCGCTCGAAATCGATGAACAGCAGCCCAGCGCGGGGCTCGCCCAAAAAATTGCCGAGCGTGTTGAAATAGCGGTTGCCGCGGAAATCCGGGATAGACAGCGTATCGCCCGAAACGTCGACGAAACCCGGCCGGCCGCCGCGATGCGATATGTCCGGACCGCCGGCAGCACCGGCCTCGGGCCGCGAGGTTGAGGCGACAAAGAATGTGTCGGCGCGGGAAATCATTGCCCGCGCCTCGCCGTCGAGCGCGGAAAGCGGCTCCGCGTCGGCCGGCCGGCGCTCGGCGGCCTCGACCGCCCGGCCCTGTATGTATTGGGGGCAATTGCCGAAGCTCTGGCGGACGGCGACCGTGAGGCCGCCGGCATCCATCGCGGCTATCTGGCCGTTGGCGCGGTTGCGTCGCCGCGTCGAAAGGTCAATGCCAAGGATAGCGATGTCGCGCCCTGCCACGAAGCCGGCGGCCGCCGAGTCGCGGCTGTCCGGCAGTGCATCGATCCGCAGCGTCTGCGGGTCCGGGGAATGGGCAAAGCCAGGCGCGCCGGTCAGCATCGTGGCCAGCGGCCATCCCTCCTCGTCCGCCACGCCGGCGAAGAGATAGGGCAGCAGCTCGAAAAAACTGCGATGCTGATCGGGCATGAAGCCGCGTATGCCGCCGCCGCCCGCGCCAACGCCGGCCAGTTCCTGGGCGGCGAGCTCGTCCGGATGGAAGGGTGATGAGTCCATGCCGGCCTCACGCGACCTGCGGGATGGGCGACGCCGGCAGCGGCTTGAAATTCGGCAGCGCTTCGACGCCGCGCAGCCATTCGCGGACCGCCGGATAGGGCTCCAGCTTGATGCCGCCTTCCGGCGCATGCGCAATATAGGAATAGCAGGCGAGATCGGCGATTGTCGGGTGCTCCGCCGCCAGCCAGTCGCGGCCGGCGAGATGCCCCTCCATGAATGTCAGCACGCGCCCGCCGATCGCATGGCAGGCTTCTCGGTCGCCCGGCGCGCCGAACAGCGCCATCACCCGCGCCGCAGCCGGGCCGTAGCGCAATTCGCCGGCCGCTATCGAAAGCCAGCGCTGCACCTGTGCCGCGGTTACAGGCTCGTCGGGCAGCCAGTTGCTCTCCGGCGCGTAGCGCCTGACCAGGTAGACCAGGATGGCGTTGCTGTCGCAAAGCACGAGATCGCCATCCTCAAGCACAGGGATCTGGCCGAGCGGATTGAGCTTCAGGAACGCTTCGGTGCGGCGCACATCGGCCGGTGCCGGGGTGAAGCGGAAAGGCAGGCCGAGCATCCGGAGCATCAGCTCGACGCGGTGCGTATGGCCGGACAATTCTATGCCGTGGAGGGTGATTGCAGGTTGGCTCATGGGCGGTCTCCTTCGTTCGCGCCTACTCTACCCTTGCCGCTTCCGGCATCAATCTGGTATCTGCGAAAGTCAGAATTTCATATTGCGGAACAATTGATGGACCGCCTGGACGAGCTTGCGATCTTTGTCGCGGTCATTGACGGCGGCAGCCTGACGGTCGCCGCACGCCGCCTGCGGCGCTCGCCGCCGGCGATCAGCCGGGCGCTGGCGGGACTGGAGGACCGCGCCGGCGTACGCCTCATCGAGCGCACGACGCGCCGCCTGTCGCCGACCGAGGCCGGCCGCGAACTTGCCGAGAAAGCGCGCGCCCTGCTGGGCGACTACGACCGGGTGATGTCAGGCGTTTCTGCCGCGCCGCTTCGCGGCCTCCTGCGAGTGACTGCGCCGGTGCAGTTCGGCCGCCGCCACGTCGCCCGGGTCGTGACAAGCTTCCTCGACGCATTTCCCGAGGTCCAGGTCGAGCTCATTCTCAACGACCGCAATCTCGATCTGATCGAGGAAGGCCTCGATGTCGCCGTCCGCATCGGACCATTGTCGGATTCGGCCCTTCTCGTGCGGCGGGTGGGCGAGGTGCGGCGGGTGGTTGTCGCCAGCCCTGAATATCTTCGCAGCCGCGGCATTCCGGAGAGGCCGGCCGATCTGGCGAAGCACGACACGATCTTCAACTCATTGCGGTCTGGCGCGCGGGAATGGCGCTTCGGCCCGGCGGCGCGCGGGACCGTGGTGCGGCTGTCGCCGCGCCTGCTGGTCAACGATGTGGAATCGCAGCTTCTCGCGGCCAGGGCCGGCCGCGGCATAGCCCGCTTCCTGTCGTACCAGGTCGCCGACGATCTTGCGGCCGGCTCGCTGGTGCGCCTGATCGCCGAGTTCGAGCCGCCGCCCCTACCCGTCCAGCTCGTTGCGCGCAGCGGCCCGCATATGCCGGCGAAAGTCCGGGCGTTTCTCGATCACGCCGCCGCCGCTTTTCAGGAACTGGCGGTCATCAGGCCGTCGGGCGCTGCCTGACGCAAATGCGGGCGGCTCCTTAGGAACCGCCCGCAAGTCATTCATCGGCGAAAGAAATCAGCCGTGCAGCCTGGCGGTGATCTCGGCCACACGCTTGCCCTGGAACTTCGCGCCTTCCAGTTCCTGAGCCGAGGGCTGGCGCGACCCGTCCGTGTCCGACGTCGTCGTCATTCCGTAAGGCGAGCCGCCGCGCACCACATCGTTGCCCGACTGGCCCTGATAGGCATAGGACAGCGGCACGATGATCATGCCGTGATGCTGCAGCGAGGCCTGCGCGGTCAGGATGGCGAGTTCGGCGCCGCCATGCTGCGTGGCGGTCGACGACATCACCGAAGCGACCTTGTTCACCAGCGCTCCCTTGGCCCAGAGCGGCCCGGTCTGGTCGAGGAAATTCTTCATCTGCGCCGACATCGCGCCGTAGCGGGTCGAGATGCCGAGGATGATCGCGTCGTAATCGGCGAGTTCGAGCGGATCGGCGATCGGCGCTTGCTGGTCGAGCTTGTAATAGGCCGCCTTGGCCACCGCTTCGGGAACCAGTTCCGGCACCCGCTTGATCGTCACATCCGCGCCGGCTTCGCGCGCGCCCTCGGCCGCCGCCTTCGCCATCTGCTCCATGTGGCCCCAGCTCGAATAATAGAGCACCAGTACCTTCGCCATTGCGATTCTCTCCGTGGTTTGAAATTTCAACCGGCGCTCTGACGAGCGCGCTGGCCACAACCACGTAATGGCGCATTCGTTCATTGAAAACGTCACAGATGCCGACAGATCGTTCACAGTTCCGTACCCATTGCCGAGCTTGACGGGCCGCTGTATCTGACGACGACCTTCCGGAGAGCACTCAATGGCCGAAATCGTAACCGCCGCCATGGTCGTCATCGGCGACGAGATCCTGTCCGGGCGCACCAAGGACCGCAATATCGGCCACCTCGCCGATATCATGACGGCCATCGGCATCGACCTGAAGGAAGTCCGCATCGTGCCGGACGAGGAAGACGAGATCGTCGCCGCGATCAATGCGCTGCGGGCCCGCTACACCTATGTCTTCACCACCGGCGGCATCGGCCCGACGCATGACGACATCACCGCCGACGCCGTCGCAAAGGCCTTCGGCGTGCCTTGCGAGTACGATGTGAAGGCCTACGCCATGCTGGAGGAGAGCTACGCCCAGCGCGCCATGGACTTCACCGAGGCGCGCAAGCGCATGGCGCGCATGCCGCGCGGCGCGGCCCACATCGACAATCCGGTGTCCATCGCGCCGGGTTTTCGCATCGGCAATGTCCATGTCATGGCCGGCGTGCCCGCGATCTTCCAGGCCATGCTCGACAATGTCGTACCAATGCTGAAGACCGGCACGAAGCTGCTCTCGGCCACCGTCCAGTGCCCGTTCGGCGAAGGCACGATCGGCGGGCCGTTGGCGGAGATCCAGAAGGCGCATCCGGACACCATCATCGGCTCTTACCCAAAATATCTCGACGGAAAGTTCTGGACCGAACTGGTGGTGCGGGCGCGCGACGCCGCGGCGCTGGAGGCGGCGCGTACCGAGGTCGAGGCCATGGTCGCGGGGTTAGCCAGGCCCGACTGACGGGGCGCTTTCGCCGCGGCCGCGATACTTTACGGTGTTTGGCAGCGAGCGGAGGCCGCATGACGACGATCGAAACGGAATGCTGCATTGTCGGCGGAGGACCGGCAGGTATTGTTGCAGGCTATCTCTTCGCCCGCGCCGGCGTGAACACGGTTGTTCTGGAAAAGCACCGCGATTTCCTGCGCGACTTCCGCGGTGACACCGTGCATCCATCGACGCTGGAAATCATGCACGAACTGGGCTTGGCCGAAGCGTTGCTGAAGCGGCCGCACCAGAAACTCCGCAGGCCGGCCGGCGTCTTTGGCGGCAAGCGCTACCAGATCGCCGATCTCGACCACCTCCCGACCCGCTACGACTTCATCGCCTTCATGCCGCAATGGGAGTTTCTCGATTTCCTGTCCGACGAAGCCAAGCGTCTGTCGGCCTTTTCCTTGCGCATGAATTCGGAGGTGGTCGATCTCATCGAGGAGAACGGGCGCATCGCCGGCGTGCGCGCCGTGACGCCGGAGGGACCGCTCGACGTCCGCGCAAAATTGACGATCGGCGCCGACGGACGCCATTCGACCGCGCGGGCCAAAAGCGGCCTTCAGGTCACCGATATCGGCGCACCGATCGACGTGTTCTGGTTCCGTGTCGCGCGCGATCCCGCTCCCGTCTCGGCGGAAGACTCGCTGCTCTATGCCGGCAAAAGCCAGATCGTCGTCACCATCGATCGTGGCGACTACTGGCAATGCGCCTATGTCATCCCCAAGAACGGCGCGGAGAAGGTGCGGGCGGCGGGCCTCGACGCGTTCAAGGCGGCGGCGGCGGCGACTGCCCCCCACCTCTCAGCGCATATCGGCGACGTGGCGAGTTGGGATGACGTGAAGCTGCTCACGGTCGTCATCGACCGGCTCGAAAAATGGTCGCGGCCGGGGTTCGTCTGCATCGGCGACAGCGCCCACGCCATGTCGCCGATCGGGGGTGTCGGCATCAATCTCGCCGTTCAGGACGCGGTCGCCGCCGCCAATCTGCTGGCCGCCAAACTTGCCGCCGGCCAGCTCCGCGACACGGATCTGGACGGCGTGCGCAAACGGCGGCTTTTTCCGACCCGCATTACGCAGTTCATGCAAGTCCAGGTGCAAAACTTTGTGCTGGGACCCATCATCGGCGGAAAGCAGCGTGAACAGAAGCCGCCGCTCGCGATGCGCATCATCGCCCGCGTGCCTTGGCTTCAAAGGAAAGTTGCCCTGCTCTTCGGTCTCGGCGTGCGCCCCGAACATGTGCGATCGCCGCTGGCGAGGCATTAACGCGTTGGAGGCCCCGCCAGCCGAACGGAACATTCCCCGACCGTACCGATTTTCATTATAGTACCGCGGAACGCCTGCTCATCTTTTGGAGCGCAAAGGCGCTCCAGGACGATAGGAGGCTGCCATGCCGTTCAAGACGATCGTCGCCATCATCCAGAGCGCCGAAGATACCGACCGGGTCCTCGATTGCGCAATGCCGCTCGCCGCGCGTTTCGACGGCCATGTGATCGGCGTCCACGCCGAGGCGTTGCCGGTCGCCTATGCCTCGACCATCGGTTTTCCCGATACCGAGTTCCTGCAGGCCACCGCCGAAATGAACAAGGAGCGCGCCAAGAAGCTCGAGGGCCTGTTCAGAGCCCGCGTCGAGCCTGCGGGTCAGTCCTTCGAATGGCGCGGACTGGAGAGTTTTTCGGGCGACAGCGCGCTGTCCGGCATTTCCAGCGCGCGCTGCGCCGATCTGGTCGTTGCCGCCCAGCGCAATCCCGATGCCGATTCCGACGCATCGGCTGACCTGGACACCCTGCTCTACGACGCCGGGCGGCCGGTGCTGGTCGTACCGCATGCGGGGCCGTCGCTCAGCTCGTATAACCGCATCCTGATCGCGTGGAACGGCAGCCGCGAAGCGGCGCGCGCCGCCTTCGACGCGCTGCCCTTCATCGTCGAGGCGGAGCAGGTCGAGATACTGGTCATCGATCCGCCCGAGGATCTCGACGCAACCGCCGATGCCGGCGGCGCCGAAATCGCGGCCGCACTTGCGCGCCATGGCGCCAATGTCGCCGTGGCGATGGA is a window encoding:
- a CDS encoding competence/damage-inducible protein A, with protein sequence MAEIVTAAMVVIGDEILSGRTKDRNIGHLADIMTAIGIDLKEVRIVPDEEDEIVAAINALRARYTYVFTTGGIGPTHDDITADAVAKAFGVPCEYDVKAYAMLEESYAQRAMDFTEARKRMARMPRGAAHIDNPVSIAPGFRIGNVHVMAGVPAIFQAMLDNVVPMLKTGTKLLSATVQCPFGEGTIGGPLAEIQKAHPDTIIGSYPKYLDGKFWTELVVRARDAAALEAARTEVEAMVAGLARPD
- a CDS encoding LysR family transcriptional regulator — encoded protein: MDRLDELAIFVAVIDGGSLTVAARRLRRSPPAISRALAGLEDRAGVRLIERTTRRLSPTEAGRELAEKARALLGDYDRVMSGVSAAPLRGLLRVTAPVQFGRRHVARVVTSFLDAFPEVQVELILNDRNLDLIEEGLDVAVRIGPLSDSALLVRRVGEVRRVVVASPEYLRSRGIPERPADLAKHDTIFNSLRSGAREWRFGPAARGTVVRLSPRLLVNDVESQLLAARAGRGIARFLSYQVADDLAAGSLVRLIAEFEPPPLPVQLVARSGPHMPAKVRAFLDHAAAAFQELAVIRPSGAA
- a CDS encoding universal stress protein; the protein is MPFKTIVAIIQSAEDTDRVLDCAMPLAARFDGHVIGVHAEALPVAYASTIGFPDTEFLQATAEMNKERAKKLEGLFRARVEPAGQSFEWRGLESFSGDSALSGISSARCADLVVAAQRNPDADSDASADLDTLLYDAGRPVLVVPHAGPSLSSYNRILIAWNGSREAARAAFDALPFIVEAEQVEILVIDPPEDLDATADAGGAEIAAALARHGANVAVAMEESDGRSVDDVIKDRVGAMGADLLIMGAYSHSWLRELLFGGITRTVLQSMPVATFMSR
- a CDS encoding pyridoxamine 5'-phosphate oxidase family protein; protein product: MDSSPFHPDELAAQELAGVGAGGGGIRGFMPDQHRSFFELLPYLFAGVADEEGWPLATMLTGAPGFAHSPDPQTLRIDALPDSRDSAAAGFVAGRDIAILGIDLSTRRRNRANGQIAAMDAGGLTVAVRQSFGNCPQYIQGRAVEAAERRPADAEPLSALDGEARAMISRADTFFVASTSRPEAGAAGGPDISHRGGRPGFVDVSGDTLSIPDFRGNRYFNTLGNFLGEPRAGLLFIDFERGDLLQLQGTAEVDWSGEAGRMIEGAERMWRFHVARGWRRRAAAPLKWAFVDYSPFTERTGAWRKAG
- the wrbA gene encoding NAD(P)H:quinone oxidoreductase type IV, whose protein sequence is MAKVLVLYYSSWGHMEQMAKAAAEGAREAGADVTIKRVPELVPEAVAKAAYYKLDQQAPIADPLELADYDAIILGISTRYGAMSAQMKNFLDQTGPLWAKGALVNKVASVMSSTATQHGGAELAILTAQASLQHHGMIIVPLSYAYQGQSGNDVVRGGSPYGMTTTSDTDGSRQPSAQELEGAKFQGKRVAEITARLHG
- a CDS encoding FAD-dependent oxidoreductase — protein: MTTIETECCIVGGGPAGIVAGYLFARAGVNTVVLEKHRDFLRDFRGDTVHPSTLEIMHELGLAEALLKRPHQKLRRPAGVFGGKRYQIADLDHLPTRYDFIAFMPQWEFLDFLSDEAKRLSAFSLRMNSEVVDLIEENGRIAGVRAVTPEGPLDVRAKLTIGADGRHSTARAKSGLQVTDIGAPIDVFWFRVARDPAPVSAEDSLLYAGKSQIVVTIDRGDYWQCAYVIPKNGAEKVRAAGLDAFKAAAAATAPHLSAHIGDVASWDDVKLLTVVIDRLEKWSRPGFVCIGDSAHAMSPIGGVGINLAVQDAVAAANLLAAKLAAGQLRDTDLDGVRKRRLFPTRITQFMQVQVQNFVLGPIIGGKQREQKPPLAMRIIARVPWLQRKVALLFGLGVRPEHVRSPLARH
- a CDS encoding helix-turn-helix domain-containing protein → MASPYDLDCPVARTLDIVGEKWTILILRDLLRLGPRRFQDLAAAFPAISPNTLSARLKTLETSGIIAARAYASHPPRNEYVLTDKGRELGPVLLALKRWGEEHT
- a CDS encoding glutathione S-transferase, which encodes MSQPAITLHGIELSGHTHRVELMLRMLGLPFRFTPAPADVRRTEAFLKLNPLGQIPVLEDGDLVLCDSNAILVYLVRRYAPESNWLPDEPVTAAQVQRWLSIAAGELRYGPAAARVMALFGAPGDREACHAIGGRVLTFMEGHLAGRDWLAAEHPTIADLACYSYIAHAPEGGIKLEPYPAVREWLRGVEALPNFKPLPASPIPQVA